The Gemmatimonadota bacterium genome includes a window with the following:
- a CDS encoding archease, which translates to MRHDSNAVPPGVRWLDHTADVGLELRARDLPELFRRAAAGMLLLLYGSVREVEQAGAAERREIVLEAEDVASLLALWLRELLYLHDVHGLACQEAEFPVLHERGLSARVHCTRPPGAPLRELKGVTYHGLRAERRGGEWRARVIFDV; encoded by the coding sequence ATGCGCCATGATTCGAACGCGGTGCCGCCGGGCGTTCGCTGGCTGGACCACACGGCGGACGTGGGGCTGGAGCTCCGGGCGCGTGACCTGCCCGAGCTGTTCCGCCGCGCGGCGGCGGGCATGCTGCTGCTACTGTATGGCTCCGTGAGGGAAGTGGAGCAGGCCGGCGCGGCCGAGCGGCGGGAGATCGTGCTCGAGGCGGAAGACGTCGCCTCGCTCCTCGCGCTCTGGCTGCGCGAGCTCCTTTACCTGCATGACGTCCACGGGCTGGCCTGCCAGGAGGCTGAGTTCCCCGTGCTGCACGAGCGCGGGCTCAGCGCACGCGTACACTGCACCCGGCCGCCCGGCGCGCCGCTTCGCGAGCTCAAGGGCGTGACGTATCATGGGTTGCGCGCCGAGCG